A window from Hoeflea sp. IMCC20628 encodes these proteins:
- a CDS encoding phage portal protein yields MYQTALNGIKKTLGFTPEKKSYSLTDPISIDIFGGNPTASGMPVTANSALHNAAVLHAIRLIAETIGSLPCKLYREEADSKEPAKDNSSYRLVHDRANEWTSAGQIRVDLTTDALMHGAGFAELIRFGDGRPFELHRLTPGTVRRCFEDNGEPYYLIQLSNGQTRRLSFRDVLYVSAFSGVSPIKLGKEAIGVAMILERHASQFFGSGTRPSGVISNDDKALNGDAGAKTISNILKSFRNWRQSANGDPLILDGGWKFDQPAMTSTDAQFLENRIEQINEIARIFGVPPSMLYQLDRATWGNAEQMAASFLQLCLRPWLDKWQDAYATALLTEDERDTHYFEFVVDDLQRADAAGRAEIFSKLVAMRAMTPNEVRAAMNLPAMDGGDELANPYTTTTPPNGSNDNARPAKESA; encoded by the coding sequence ATGTATCAGACTGCATTAAATGGAATTAAGAAAACTCTAGGGTTCACGCCAGAAAAGAAATCATACTCACTTACTGATCCCATTTCGATTGACATATTTGGTGGAAACCCAACAGCTTCCGGCATGCCTGTTACGGCAAATTCAGCACTACACAATGCAGCAGTGCTTCACGCAATCCGCCTGATTGCTGAAACAATTGGTTCTCTTCCTTGTAAGCTCTACCGCGAGGAAGCCGACAGCAAGGAACCAGCCAAAGACAATTCAAGCTATCGCCTTGTTCATGACCGGGCGAACGAATGGACCAGCGCAGGGCAGATCCGCGTCGATTTGACGACCGACGCCCTTATGCATGGCGCTGGCTTCGCCGAACTGATCCGCTTCGGCGACGGTCGGCCTTTTGAGCTTCACCGGCTCACGCCCGGCACGGTTCGACGCTGCTTTGAAGACAATGGCGAACCCTACTATCTGATCCAACTTTCGAATGGCCAAACCCGGCGGCTCTCCTTCCGTGACGTGCTCTATGTGTCGGCATTCAGTGGCGTGTCACCGATCAAGCTCGGCAAGGAAGCCATCGGTGTGGCGATGATTCTTGAGCGCCATGCTTCGCAGTTCTTCGGCTCCGGGACACGTCCATCTGGCGTGATCTCCAATGATGACAAAGCGCTCAATGGCGACGCTGGTGCGAAAACGATTTCCAACATTCTCAAGTCCTTCCGGAACTGGCGGCAAAGCGCGAATGGCGACCCCCTGATTCTTGACGGCGGTTGGAAGTTCGATCAGCCCGCAATGACCTCGACCGATGCGCAGTTCCTCGAAAACCGAATTGAGCAGATCAACGAAATTGCCCGCATTTTTGGCGTACCGCCATCGATGCTCTATCAGCTTGATCGCGCCACCTGGGGCAACGCCGAACAGATGGCCGCAAGCTTCCTACAGCTCTGCCTTCGCCCATGGCTCGATAAATGGCAGGACGCTTACGCCACGGCGCTACTGACCGAAGACGAGCGCGACACGCACTATTTTGAGTTCGTAGTAGATGACCTGCAACGCGCAGATGCAGCGGGCCGGGCTGAAATCTTCAGCAAGCTAGTCGCCATGCGCGCCATGACCCCGAATGAAGTCCGCGCCGCGATGAACCTTCCGGCGATGGACGGCGGCGACGAACTGGCCAACCCATACACAACAACCACGCCGCCGAACGGCAGCAATGACAACGCCCGACCGGCGAAGGAATCAGCGTGA
- a CDS encoding gene transfer agent family protein, which translates to MTHIAFFGDGEKTFLLPSEQILELERKTGTGIGAIYARVMTGQFQFDDIIEVIRLGLIGGGTTPMEAQALVEAYAKPTPIIEVFQLAADILEARWSGKVETETVSGLPA; encoded by the coding sequence GTGACACACATCGCATTTTTTGGAGATGGCGAAAAAACCTTCCTTCTTCCTTCCGAACAGATTCTTGAACTTGAGCGCAAGACCGGCACCGGCATTGGTGCGATCTACGCCCGAGTGATGACCGGACAGTTTCAGTTCGATGACATCATTGAGGTGATCCGGCTCGGCCTTATCGGTGGCGGCACGACGCCGATGGAAGCACAGGCGCTTGTCGAAGCCTATGCCAAGCCAACGCCGATCATCGAAGTATTCCAGCTTGCTGCCGATATTCTCGAAGCTCGATGGAGCGGCAAGGTCGAAACTGAAACCGTTTCTGGTTTGCCAGCATGA
- a CDS encoding phage major capsid protein, with the protein MTERLEFKAALTVDDTGEITGMAWPFGSPDRVGDVIEKGAISMPASVPMLFAHDQGQVIGIWDQLTENSDGLTVKGRLLVEDVERAREVRAMIRSKAVTGLSIGFVTKTAKPRQHGRTITALNLHEISVVAIPCHPGAQITSIKAADGTATQKENHMENELENTQAPTADPVIEKKDFDALKARLDKMEAKANRPVAANNNNPDGSNDNIERKALASFVRTGSDIEVKAAASDSNVDGGYFVLPTVDLSIRSLMTDLSPLRGLAEVVTISSDTYERFYSLGKRGAQRVSQRDDRPQDTARPELIKHSYGVGEYYAAPAATRHLLDDASVDIAAWLLDNAVHDFAETEGEDFLTYTGMDGFPRGLLDYPTAATKDFTREWGMFQFVPAGHASAPTDDNLAKALIALVSSLRRPYKGNARFLMNSATALRLRQIQDTTKRFLWAPTGNLIEGIDHPLLGFRVEIDDNMPDIGENAFPVAFGDFRQGYVIVDRHGIRVERDSVTVKGRILFDTYKRVGGGAGDFNAIKFLKIAAA; encoded by the coding sequence ATGACCGAACGTCTCGAATTCAAAGCGGCCCTCACGGTTGACGATACCGGTGAGATCACCGGCATGGCGTGGCCATTCGGTTCACCGGATCGCGTCGGCGACGTTATCGAAAAAGGCGCCATTTCAATGCCTGCCAGCGTTCCGATGCTGTTCGCCCATGATCAAGGGCAAGTTATTGGCATCTGGGATCAGCTCACAGAAAACAGCGATGGCCTGACCGTCAAAGGCCGGTTGCTTGTCGAAGATGTTGAGCGAGCCCGTGAAGTGCGCGCCATGATCCGCAGCAAGGCAGTTACCGGCTTGTCTATCGGTTTCGTGACCAAAACCGCCAAGCCCCGCCAACACGGGCGCACGATTACCGCCCTCAACCTCCACGAAATCTCAGTTGTCGCGATCCCATGCCATCCGGGCGCGCAAATCACGTCGATCAAAGCCGCCGATGGCACGGCAACGCAAAAGGAAAATCATATGGAAAATGAACTCGAAAACACCCAGGCACCAACCGCCGACCCGGTGATCGAAAAGAAGGACTTCGACGCCCTGAAGGCTCGCCTCGACAAGATGGAAGCCAAGGCCAATCGACCGGTTGCAGCTAACAACAACAACCCTGACGGCTCGAACGACAACATCGAACGCAAGGCGCTCGCAAGCTTTGTGCGCACCGGTTCCGATATTGAAGTGAAGGCGGCAGCGTCCGACTCCAATGTCGATGGTGGCTATTTCGTATTGCCAACTGTGGACCTGTCCATTCGCAGCCTCATGACTGACCTTTCACCGCTGCGCGGACTGGCTGAAGTTGTCACTATTTCGAGCGATACCTATGAGCGCTTCTATTCGCTCGGCAAGCGTGGTGCGCAACGAGTTTCCCAGCGTGACGATCGCCCGCAGGACACGGCACGCCCGGAACTGATCAAGCACAGCTACGGCGTCGGCGAATATTATGCTGCACCAGCCGCAACCCGTCATTTGCTGGATGATGCCAGCGTCGACATAGCAGCATGGTTGCTCGACAACGCCGTTCATGATTTCGCAGAAACCGAAGGCGAGGATTTCCTTACCTACACCGGTATGGACGGCTTTCCGCGCGGCTTGCTCGACTATCCCACCGCAGCCACAAAGGACTTCACCCGCGAATGGGGAATGTTTCAGTTTGTCCCTGCAGGCCATGCTAGCGCACCGACCGACGACAATCTGGCGAAAGCCTTAATCGCGCTCGTTAGCTCGCTTCGCCGCCCCTACAAGGGTAACGCCCGCTTCCTGATGAATTCGGCAACGGCGCTTCGCCTTCGTCAAATTCAGGACACCACCAAGCGCTTCCTTTGGGCACCGACAGGCAACCTGATTGAAGGCATTGATCATCCGTTGCTCGGCTTCCGCGTCGAGATTGACGACAACATGCCCGACATTGGCGAAAACGCCTTCCCGGTCGCCTTCGGCGATTTCCGGCAGGGATACGTGATCGTTGACCGGCACGGCATCCGCGTCGAACGCGATTCTGTGACTGTGAAGGGCCGCATCCTATTCGACACCTACAAGCGTGTCGGCGGTGGTGCTGGCGACTTCAACGCCATCAAATTCCTGAAAATCGCAGCGGCATAA
- a CDS encoding HNH endonuclease signature motif containing protein, producing the protein MTRERNARHDTNRPSARQRGYDSHWEKARADYLIAHPRCQFCSEVATTVDHIIAHRGDRGLFWNSANWQPLCKRCHNSVKQRIEREAGVVSNLQAFEGTGGGSTAQETSEITFSEKAKTS; encoded by the coding sequence ATGACACGCGAGCGCAACGCCCGGCATGACACCAACCGGCCTTCAGCCCGCCAACGTGGCTATGATTCACATTGGGAGAAAGCCCGCGCGGATTATCTCATAGCGCACCCTCGCTGCCAGTTTTGCAGCGAAGTAGCCACAACTGTTGATCACATCATCGCTCATCGCGGCGATCGTGGCTTGTTCTGGAATTCCGCGAACTGGCAACCCCTTTGCAAACGTTGCCACAACAGCGTGAAGCAGCGGATCGAGCGTGAGGCGGGGGTAGTCTCTAACTTGCAAGCGTTTGAGGGGACCGGCGGGGGGAGCACCGCGCAAGAGACGTCCGAAATAACTTTTTCTGAAAAGGCCAAAACTTCATGA
- a CDS encoding head-tail connector protein, whose protein sequence is MSAVTLALAKAHMNIDGTADDELIQLYIDAAETFVGNYIGKPLADLDPMPDDLKLAVLKLVAFYYEQREAVAFGITMQIAPYGVTSIANSYRENWFGEDGE, encoded by the coding sequence ATGAGTGCCGTCACCCTTGCGCTCGCAAAAGCGCACATGAACATCGACGGCACTGCCGACGATGAACTGATCCAACTCTACATAGACGCGGCTGAAACCTTCGTCGGCAATTATATCGGCAAGCCCCTCGCCGACCTCGACCCTATGCCGGACGATTTGAAGCTCGCGGTGCTGAAGCTGGTCGCCTTCTACTACGAACAGCGGGAAGCCGTTGCCTTTGGCATAACCATGCAGATTGCGCCCTACGGCGTAACCAGCATCGCCAACTCCTACCGGGAAAATTGGTTTGGTGAAGATGGCGAATAA
- a CDS encoding HK97-gp10 family putative phage morphogenesis protein, whose amino-acid sequence MAAFERARTTPRATILPALIKSGEELAQAQSALAETSRDSGALIDSIETTLPGQSTPPYSQPGGSRVAGETEVLVTAGNAAVRYAHLVEFGTANAEAQPFFWPAFRLLRKRLQNRINRAAKKAVKDAWGKS is encoded by the coding sequence ATGGCGGCTTTTGAACGTGCTCGGACAACGCCACGGGCCACAATTTTACCGGCTCTCATCAAGTCCGGAGAAGAACTCGCACAAGCCCAAAGTGCTCTCGCTGAAACGTCGCGGGATTCGGGGGCATTGATCGACAGCATTGAAACTACACTGCCTGGCCAATCGACACCGCCCTACTCGCAGCCAGGTGGCTCGCGAGTAGCTGGAGAAACTGAAGTGCTCGTAACCGCTGGCAATGCAGCCGTTCGCTATGCGCATCTGGTTGAGTTCGGAACCGCGAACGCTGAAGCACAGCCATTCTTTTGGCCAGCCTTCCGGCTGCTACGGAAGCGTCTGCAAAACCGCATCAATCGCGCTGCAAAGAAAGCCGTGAAAGACGCTTGGGGCAAATCATGA
- a CDS encoding DUF3168 domain-containing protein yields MIEPTLALQSAIRSALTASPDVTALVPADHIRSGSTRPEKLPTIIMSNGRTMFLGNASGSQYIARVLLDLHIWALEDGADTAQAIGFAVCTTLKTAPDAADFSFDEFSLPAVRWMRDPDPDLSYTHGVVAIEAVIRWTV; encoded by the coding sequence ATGATTGAGCCAACATTAGCGCTTCAGAGCGCCATTCGTTCAGCGCTCACAGCCTCACCGGACGTGACAGCCCTTGTTCCCGCTGACCACATTCGCAGCGGTAGCACACGCCCGGAGAAGCTGCCGACGATCATCATGAGCAATGGCCGAACCATGTTCCTTGGCAATGCGTCAGGCTCGCAATACATCGCGCGCGTTCTTTTGGACCTTCACATTTGGGCATTGGAGGATGGCGCGGACACAGCGCAAGCGATTGGCTTTGCCGTCTGCACGACGCTAAAGACAGCGCCCGACGCTGCCGATTTCAGCTTCGATGAATTCAGCCTGCCCGCCGTTCGTTGGATGCGCGACCCTGATCCTGACTTGTCCTACACTCACGGCGTTGTCGCCATCGAAGCAGTCATTCGGTGGACCGTATGA
- a CDS encoding phage head closure protein → MMRAGKLDRTITIERLAETISQTGAVSSAWTNIATVRAEIVTQSATEFLNGFGEAEDGSIVFRIRHLSNISTADRVIYDATAYNVKEISEIGRRRGLELRTVATS, encoded by the coding sequence ATGATGCGCGCTGGCAAGCTTGATCGCACAATCACAATCGAACGGCTTGCCGAAACGATTTCACAGACGGGCGCGGTTTCATCCGCCTGGACAAATATCGCCACGGTTCGCGCTGAGATCGTGACACAATCAGCGACTGAATTCCTGAACGGGTTTGGCGAAGCTGAAGACGGCAGCATCGTTTTCCGTATCAGGCATCTTTCAAACATCTCGACCGCCGACCGCGTGATCTACGACGCGACAGCATACAACGTGAAAGAGATTTCCGAGATTGGACGGCGGCGCGGGCTCGAGCTTCGCACGGTGGCCACATCATGA
- a CDS encoding phage terminase small subunit P27 family encodes MTRGLKPSTITPGTSPVVRVPSAPSYLSKEAKSEWRRVAPILVRERKVLTVADLATLENFVIASGTMREMHTLLQAEGYVLPNGKRHPAVGILTAMQQQQLRCAGELGLTPTARSRAVMIGTDDDDDDNPLAVT; translated from the coding sequence ATGACGCGCGGCCTGAAACCTTCGACCATCACGCCTGGCACATCACCGGTAGTCCGTGTTCCGTCTGCACCGTCCTATCTGTCCAAGGAAGCCAAAAGCGAATGGCGGCGTGTGGCACCGATCTTGGTTCGTGAGCGCAAGGTGCTCACAGTTGCGGACCTGGCTACCCTTGAAAACTTCGTGATCGCCAGCGGCACCATGCGCGAAATGCACACGCTGCTTCAGGCTGAAGGCTATGTTTTGCCGAACGGAAAGAGACACCCCGCTGTAGGCATCCTGACAGCTATGCAGCAACAACAACTCCGATGCGCAGGCGAGCTTGGCCTTACACCTACCGCCCGATCGCGCGCCGTTATGATCGGCACCGACGACGATGATGACGACAACCCGCTCGCAGTGACATGA
- a CDS encoding terminase TerL endonuclease subunit, with product MASTYPEWIFDGSPIDDPFGYGERAVRFLRLLKHPASTAPKSAFQLFDWQERIIRRIYGPRHPDGRRIVETVFWMIPRGNRKTSLAAALALLHTIGPERVPAGQVIFAASDREQAGLGFKEAANIVRMDKRLVAATKIYDAHNSAKKIAFKAEGVELQAISSDGAAQHGKTPSFVLVDEIHVWKGRDLWEALKSGMVKTSGTLMVIATTAGRGSENIGFDQYDYARRVASGEIENPAYLPIIFEAANDNDWQDEDVWHRVNPGLKYGFPNLNALRTAAKEAEHRPADRYAFKQFNLNVWMAHSRDPIFDMAVFDSGKMPIDLADLEELPCFIGVDMSVNGDLTAVVAAWRHDDGRITVHPWFFVPSEGLKGRAERDGVPYEQWRDEGLINVIEGPVIEPTEVEKHIRELCARFDVREIAFDPHLARMTMQRLHDDGLPAIEMRQGPLTMGPAIGTLERVVNGRALRHNGHPVLRHHFDSVVASRNDTGLVRMHKARKTDRIDGAIAAVMAVSRAAANDNRRSILDMDPDEFNRLVAEAA from the coding sequence ATGGCGAGCACCTACCCCGAATGGATTTTCGACGGCAGCCCGATAGACGACCCCTTTGGCTATGGCGAGCGGGCCGTCCGTTTCCTTCGGCTACTCAAGCACCCGGCAAGCACCGCACCGAAATCAGCATTCCAACTGTTCGACTGGCAAGAACGCATTATCCGCCGAATTTACGGGCCGCGCCATCCGGACGGCAGACGCATAGTCGAAACCGTGTTTTGGATGATCCCGCGTGGCAACCGAAAGACAAGCCTTGCCGCTGCGCTGGCGCTGCTTCACACCATCGGCCCGGAAAGAGTTCCTGCCGGGCAGGTAATCTTTGCTGCTTCCGACCGTGAGCAAGCCGGTCTTGGCTTCAAGGAAGCGGCCAATATCGTCCGCATGGACAAGCGCCTGGTCGCGGCGACAAAGATTTATGACGCTCACAACTCGGCAAAGAAGATCGCCTTCAAAGCAGAAGGCGTCGAGCTTCAGGCAATTTCCAGTGATGGCGCGGCACAGCACGGCAAAACACCATCCTTCGTGCTGGTCGACGAGATACACGTATGGAAGGGCCGCGATCTTTGGGAAGCGCTGAAGTCCGGAATGGTAAAAACCAGCGGCACCCTCATGGTGATCGCCACGACTGCCGGGCGCGGCTCTGAGAATATCGGCTTTGATCAATACGATTACGCCCGCCGCGTGGCATCGGGGGAAATCGAGAACCCCGCCTATCTGCCCATTATCTTTGAAGCTGCCAACGACAACGATTGGCAGGATGAAGATGTATGGCACCGCGTTAATCCCGGCTTGAAGTACGGCTTCCCTAACCTCAATGCACTTCGTACGGCAGCCAAGGAAGCCGAACACCGCCCGGCAGACCGTTACGCATTTAAGCAATTCAATCTCAATGTCTGGATGGCGCATTCCCGCGATCCGATTTTCGATATGGCTGTATTCGACAGCGGCAAAATGCCGATCGACCTTGCAGACCTAGAAGAACTGCCCTGCTTCATCGGAGTCGATATGTCGGTGAATGGCGATCTGACTGCCGTTGTCGCCGCATGGCGGCATGATGATGGCCGGATCACAGTTCATCCTTGGTTCTTCGTGCCAAGTGAAGGTCTAAAAGGACGGGCAGAACGCGATGGCGTTCCCTATGAGCAATGGCGTGATGAGGGTCTTATCAACGTGATCGAAGGACCGGTGATCGAACCGACCGAAGTCGAAAAACACATTCGCGAACTTTGCGCCCGTTTCGATGTTCGGGAAATCGCATTCGATCCTCATCTTGCTCGCATGACCATGCAGCGCCTTCATGATGACGGCTTACCGGCAATCGAGATGCGACAAGGCCCGCTCACCATGGGTCCGGCCATCGGCACACTTGAGCGCGTGGTGAATGGCCGGGCGCTCCGCCACAATGGTCACCCGGTCCTTCGCCATCACTTTGACAGCGTCGTTGCGTCGCGAAACGACACCGGTCTGGTTCGGATGCACAAAGCTAGAAAGACCGATCGGATCGACGGCGCGATTGCCGCAGTTATGGCGGTTTCCCGTGCCGCTGCAAATGACAATCGCCGCTCAATCCTCGACATGGACCCCGACGAATTCAATCGGTTGGTCGCAGAAGCAGCATAG
- a CDS encoding biotin transporter BioY, whose amino-acid sequence MAIAPARSLVESFAPESTAARYATFGALALFGSIAIAIAGKITVPFWPVPVTMQTLVIFVIAAAFGRKLALATLAAYLIEGAAGLPVFTNGGGLAYFAGPTTGYLAGFVIAAGLTGWAADRGYDRNAFKLFAVNLTGTAIILLLGAAWIAMVFGPDKALAWGVGPFIATDVIKAALAAAVVPAGWQIANLLRR is encoded by the coding sequence ATGGCCATCGCCCCCGCTCGCTCCCTCGTCGAGTCTTTCGCCCCTGAAAGCACAGCCGCCCGCTACGCGACTTTTGGCGCTCTTGCGCTGTTTGGCAGCATAGCCATCGCCATTGCCGGCAAGATTACCGTTCCGTTCTGGCCTGTCCCGGTCACGATGCAGACGCTGGTGATTTTTGTCATCGCTGCTGCTTTCGGTCGCAAACTCGCGCTTGCAACGCTTGCCGCTTACCTGATTGAGGGTGCCGCCGGTCTTCCGGTGTTTACCAATGGCGGCGGTCTTGCCTATTTTGCAGGTCCGACAACCGGTTATCTCGCCGGTTTCGTTATTGCCGCCGGCCTGACCGGTTGGGCCGCCGATCGCGGGTATGACCGCAACGCGTTCAAGCTGTTCGCCGTCAACCTGACAGGCACCGCCATCATCCTGCTTCTCGGCGCAGCCTGGATCGCAATGGTCTTCGGACCTGACAAGGCGCTTGCCTGGGGCGTTGGCCCGTTCATCGCCACCGACGTGATCAAGGCAGCGTTGGCGGCTGCGGTGGTTCCCGCTGGCTGGCAGATCGCCAACCTGCTGCGGCGCTAA
- a CDS encoding MBL fold metallo-hydrolase, with amino-acid sequence MKEPEFDKAFEPAHGDAVAVAENVLRVTAPNAGPMTFHGTNSYIIGRDTLAVIDPGPEDESHWRTLVTAIAGRPVSHIFVTHTHKDHSPLAARLKADTGATIVAEGPHRAARPLFTGEVNPLKESSDMDFVTDVASLHGDVISGDGWAMETLHTPGHTANHAAFALMGTGLVFSGDHVMAWATSIIAPPDGAMSDFMASLDMLAARDDRGYLPGHGGPVKEPRQFVRALKTHRRMRERAVLGRIEKGDRLISEMVKVIYRSTDPRLHGAAALSVLAHLEDLVSRGEVVTDGPPAINGEYRAA; translated from the coding sequence GTGAAAGAACCGGAGTTCGACAAGGCTTTCGAGCCGGCCCATGGTGATGCCGTGGCTGTTGCCGAGAATGTGCTGCGGGTGACCGCACCCAATGCCGGTCCGATGACCTTCCATGGCACCAACAGCTATATAATTGGCCGCGACACACTGGCGGTGATCGACCCGGGGCCGGAAGATGAAAGCCATTGGCGGACCCTGGTCACTGCCATTGCCGGCCGTCCGGTCAGCCACATCTTCGTGACCCACACCCACAAGGACCATTCACCACTGGCCGCGCGGCTCAAAGCTGACACGGGTGCTACGATTGTCGCCGAGGGGCCGCACCGCGCCGCGCGCCCGCTTTTCACCGGCGAGGTCAATCCGCTCAAGGAAAGCTCGGACATGGATTTTGTCACGGATGTCGCCTCTCTGCATGGCGACGTGATCAGTGGCGACGGCTGGGCCATGGAAACCTTGCACACGCCGGGCCATACGGCCAATCACGCAGCCTTCGCGCTGATGGGCACCGGCCTCGTTTTTTCCGGCGATCATGTCATGGCGTGGGCGACATCGATCATTGCTCCACCCGATGGCGCGATGAGTGATTTCATGGCTTCGCTCGACATGCTGGCCGCACGCGACGACCGCGGCTACCTGCCTGGTCACGGCGGACCGGTAAAGGAGCCACGGCAATTTGTCCGGGCGCTGAAAACGCACCGGCGGATGCGCGAACGCGCCGTTCTCGGTCGAATTGAAAAGGGCGACCGGCTGATCAGCGAGATGGTCAAGGTGATCTACCGCAGCACCGATCCGCGGCTGCATGGAGCGGCGGCATTGTCAGTGCTGGCGCATCTGGAGGATCTGGTCAGCCGCGGCGAGGTCGTCACCGACGGACCGCCGGCGATCAACGGCGAATACCGGGCGGCTTAG
- a CDS encoding DUF1499 domain-containing protein — protein MPFRPHRPQSIAASWSRRLGRFALLLALMALALHRAGILVLPNAVAAILLASVLAIFVLGLSMIGFFMLWHVGAKGGHASFSGLVMALLVLIPVGIAASRYVLLPTIHDVSTDIVDAPEWLEPPVITASWMRRSDGGDPAARDLQIMAYPQVTGRRYEGAIDRVLLAVRAVVEENKWTQVANVGVEALVDGLERTTEQAGESEVTSSGEVDPARAPIPLPRPDIENQPLAAQPTFALVQYATKTLILGIPQDVLIQLVEEEETTFVDMRAATRDGDHDLGLNAELLKDFLRDLDIRLLGIAGG, from the coding sequence ATGCCCTTCCGACCTCACCGACCGCAATCCATCGCCGCCAGTTGGTCGCGCAGGCTTGGCCGATTCGCCCTGCTGCTGGCATTGATGGCTTTGGCACTGCACCGGGCGGGCATACTGGTGCTGCCCAATGCGGTTGCTGCCATTTTGCTGGCGTCGGTTCTGGCGATCTTTGTGCTGGGACTGTCGATGATAGGCTTTTTCATGCTCTGGCATGTCGGCGCCAAAGGCGGCCATGCGTCTTTCAGTGGCCTGGTGATGGCGCTGCTGGTGCTGATCCCCGTCGGCATTGCGGCCAGCCGCTATGTTCTTCTTCCCACGATCCATGATGTGTCGACAGATATTGTCGACGCGCCGGAATGGCTTGAGCCACCAGTCATCACCGCGTCCTGGATGCGGCGGTCGGATGGCGGTGATCCGGCTGCACGAGACTTGCAAATCATGGCTTATCCGCAGGTCACCGGGCGACGCTATGAGGGCGCCATCGACCGTGTGCTTCTGGCGGTGCGCGCGGTGGTGGAGGAAAACAAGTGGACGCAGGTTGCCAATGTCGGAGTTGAAGCGCTGGTCGATGGTCTCGAGCGGACGACTGAGCAAGCAGGCGAGAGCGAGGTCACATCCAGTGGCGAGGTTGACCCTGCGCGGGCCCCCATCCCCCTGCCGCGCCCGGACATCGAGAACCAGCCGCTTGCAGCCCAACCCACATTCGCCCTCGTGCAATACGCAACCAAAACCCTGATCCTCGGCATTCCGCAAGATGTGCTGATCCAGCTGGTCGAAGAGGAGGAAACCACCTTTGTCGACATGCGCGCCGCAACACGGGACGGAGACCATGATCTTGGTCTGAACGCCGAATTGCTGAAGGACTTTCTGCGCGACCTCGATATCCGGTTGCTCGGCATTGCCGGCGGCTAG